In Brienomyrus brachyistius isolate T26 chromosome 3, BBRACH_0.4, whole genome shotgun sequence, the following proteins share a genomic window:
- the LOC125738438 gene encoding protein phosphatase 1K, mitochondrial-like → MSAAAFSLGRHGKAFLMRATGRCTVGHLRCLSGGRGHRAWLAVAESRLEQQADWENLGIWLDGPVDLPPTSSYFGGVLRKPNLSSVGHASQRGKRRENEDRFSISRLSEDVMIFAVFDGHGGDSAAEFCSRNLSHLIQRNLKHEMDLESVLMKSFLQVDAYFLQSFRDTEHDEFLSSGTTATVALLRQESELVVASVGDSRAVLCREGKAELLTEDHSARRKDEQQRIQESGGFIHWNSVGEPYVNGRLAMTRSIGDFQLKPYGVISLPEITTVNVDHENDSFLVLMTDGVSGIMESQEMCDIVKKCQDPSEAASMVNDQALQYGTLDNVTTLVVPFGAWGKYKRAFPPTSFGRMMVASCRWS, encoded by the exons ATGTCAGCCGCCGCTTTTAGTCTTGGCCGTCACGGGAAGGCTTTCCTGATGCGAGCTACGGGGAGGTGCACTGTGGGCCACCTAAGGTGCCTGTCAGGGGGCAGGGGGCACCGGGCGTGGCTGGCGGTGGCAGAGAGTCGCCTGGAGCAGCAGGCTGACTGGGAGAACCTGGGCATCTGGCTCGACGGGCCTGTGGACCTGCCACCCACATCCTCGTACTTCGGTGGCGTCCTGCGAAAGCCGAACCTGTCCAGCGTGGGACATGCCAGCCAAAGGGGCAAAAGGAGGGAGAACGAGGACCGCTTCTCCATATCCCGGCTCTCTGAAGATGTCATGATCTTCGCCGTTTTTGACGGTCACGGCGGAGACTCTGCCGCTGAATTCTGCTCCAGGAATCTCAGCCACCTTATTCA GAGAAATCTCAAACACGAGATGGATCTGGAATCAGTTCTCATGAAATCCTTCCTTCAAGTTGATGCATATTTTCTTCAGAGCTTTAGGGACACAGAACATG ACGAGTTCCTGTCTTCCGGAACAACGGCCACTGTAGCTCTGCTGCGGCAGGAGTCCGAGCTCGTGGTTGCCAGCGTGGGGGACAGCCGAGCCGTCCTGTGCCGGGAGGGCAAAGCCGAGCTCCTGACAGAGGATCACAGTGCCAGGAGGAAGGACGAGCAGCAGAG gatacaggagtctggtggtttCATTCACTGGAACAGCGTAGGGGAACCTTACGTCAACGGAAGACTGGCGATGACGAGGAGCATCGGGGATTTCCAGCTGAAGCCTTATGGCGTTATTTCGCTGCCGGAGATCACAACTGTAAAT GTGGACCACGAGAACGACAGCTTCCTCGTCCTGATGACAGACGGTGTGAGTGGAATCATGGAGAGTCAGGAAATGTGTGACATCGTGAAGAAGTGTCAGGACCCGTCGGAGGCTGCCTCCATGGTCAACGACCAA GCTCTGCAGTATGGAACGCTGGACAATGTGACCACTCTGGTGGTCCCGTTCGGAGCCTGGGGCAAATACAAGCGTGCCTTCCCCCCCACCAGTTTCGGGAGGATGATGGTGGCAAGCTGTCGTTGGAGCTGA
- the tial1 gene encoding nucleolysin TIAR isoform X2, protein MSAWQTKDARVVKDMTTGKSKGYGFVSFYNKLDAENAIVHMGGQWLGGRQIRTNWATRKPPAPKNVQESNSKQLRFEDVVNQSSPQNCTVYCGGIQSGLSEQLMRQTFSPFGQIMEIRVFPEKGYSFIRFSTHDSAAHAIVSVNGTTIEGHVVKCYWGKESPDMAKNFQQVDYTQWGQWNQVYGNPQQYSQYMSNGWQVPSYGMYSQAWNQQSFGMEDSILAAAAQNISRQTQSPAWMGGFGAQPGQGQAAPVMPSQPSFGMAGYQTQ, encoded by the exons ATGAGTGCATGGCAGACCAA AGACGCTCGTGTCGTGAAGGATATGACCACTGGGAAATCTAAGGGGTATGGATTTGTGTCCTTCTATAACAAACTG GATGCAGAGAATGCCATTGTGCACATGGGGGGCCAGTGGCTGGGAGGGCGGCAGATTCGCACCAACTGGGCCACACGCAAACCACCCGCACCGAAGAACGTGCAGGAGA GTAACTCCAAGCAGTTGAGATTCGAAGATGTGGTGAATCAGTCGAGTCCTCAAAACTGCACGGTTTACTGTGGCGGGATACAGTCAGGACTCTCAG AGCAACTTATGCGGCAGACATTTTCACCATTCGGTCAAATAATGGAAATCCGAGTTTTCCCAGAAAAGGGTTACTCCTTCATCAG GTTCTCCACCCACGACAGCGCCGCCCACGCCATCGTGTCCGTAAACGGCACGACCATCGAGGGCCACGTCGTGAAGTGCTATTGGGGCAAGGAGTCTCCCGACATGGCCAAGAATTTCCAGCAG GTGGATTACACCCAGTGGGGCCAATGGAACCAAGTATATGGGAACCCCCAGCAGTACAGCCAGTACATGAGCAACGGCTGGCAGGTTCCGTCCTACGGGATGTACAGCCAGGCCTGGAACCAGCAGAGCTTCGGCATGGA GGACTCCATCTTGGCGGCGGCGGCACAGAACATATCGAG GCAGACCCAGTCCCCCGCATGGATGGGTGGCTTCGGGGCCCAGCCTGGCCAGGGGCAGGCAGCGCCCGTCATGCCCAGTCAGCCCAGCTTCGGCATGGCCGGCTACCAGACGCAGTGA
- the tial1 gene encoding nucleolysin TIAR isoform X3, which yields MTTGKSKGYGFVSFYNKLDAENAIVHMGGQWLGGRQIRTNWATRKPPAPKNVQESNSKQLRFEDVVNQSSPQNCTVYCGGIQSGLSEQLMRQTFSPFGQIMEIRVFPEKGYSFIRFSTHDSAAHAIVSVNGTTIEGHVVKCYWGKESPDMAKNFQQVDYTQWGQWNQVYGNPQQYSQYMSNGWQVPSYGMYSQAWNQQSFGMEDSILAAAAQNISRQTQSPAWMGGFGAQPGQGQAAPVMPSQPSFGMAGYQTQ from the exons ATGACCACTGGGAAATCTAAGGGGTATGGATTTGTGTCCTTCTATAACAAACTG GATGCAGAGAATGCCATTGTGCACATGGGGGGCCAGTGGCTGGGAGGGCGGCAGATTCGCACCAACTGGGCCACACGCAAACCACCCGCACCGAAGAACGTGCAGGAGA GTAACTCCAAGCAGTTGAGATTCGAAGATGTGGTGAATCAGTCGAGTCCTCAAAACTGCACGGTTTACTGTGGCGGGATACAGTCAGGACTCTCAG AGCAACTTATGCGGCAGACATTTTCACCATTCGGTCAAATAATGGAAATCCGAGTTTTCCCAGAAAAGGGTTACTCCTTCATCAG GTTCTCCACCCACGACAGCGCCGCCCACGCCATCGTGTCCGTAAACGGCACGACCATCGAGGGCCACGTCGTGAAGTGCTATTGGGGCAAGGAGTCTCCCGACATGGCCAAGAATTTCCAGCAG GTGGATTACACCCAGTGGGGCCAATGGAACCAAGTATATGGGAACCCCCAGCAGTACAGCCAGTACATGAGCAACGGCTGGCAGGTTCCGTCCTACGGGATGTACAGCCAGGCCTGGAACCAGCAGAGCTTCGGCATGGA GGACTCCATCTTGGCGGCGGCGGCACAGAACATATCGAG GCAGACCCAGTCCCCCGCATGGATGGGTGGCTTCGGGGCCCAGCCTGGCCAGGGGCAGGCAGCGCCCGTCATGCCCAGTCAGCCCAGCTTCGGCATGGCCGGCTACCAGACGCAGTGA